In the genome of Myroides phaeus, one region contains:
- a CDS encoding ribonucleotide-diphosphate reductase subunit beta — MSIQEPILTENKNRFVIFPIKHHDIWDWYKKMEASFWTAEEIDLHQDLSDWNNKLNEDERYFIKHILAFFAASDGIVNENLAENFVNEVQYPEAKFFYGFQIMMENIHSETYSLLIDTYVKNEEEKDKLFRAIEVFPAIMKKAEWALKWIESDSFAERLIAFAAVEGIFFSGSFCSIFWLKKRGLMPGLTFSNELISRDEGLHCDFAVHLHNHHLINKVPKARIREILVDALDIEREFITESLPVSLIGMNAVLMTQYLEFVTDRLLVELGCEKEYNVSNPFDFMDMISLQGKTNFFEKRVSEYQKAGVISKEEGGNKISFDADF, encoded by the coding sequence ATGAGTATTCAAGAACCTATTTTAACAGAGAATAAAAATCGTTTTGTTATTTTTCCAATTAAACACCATGATATTTGGGACTGGTATAAAAAAATGGAAGCAAGTTTTTGGACTGCAGAAGAGATTGACTTACATCAAGATTTATCAGATTGGAACAACAAATTGAATGAAGATGAACGTTATTTCATTAAACATATTCTTGCATTTTTTGCTGCATCTGATGGTATTGTAAATGAGAATTTAGCTGAGAACTTTGTAAATGAAGTACAGTATCCAGAAGCAAAGTTTTTCTACGGTTTCCAAATTATGATGGAAAACATCCATAGTGAAACATATTCTTTGTTAATCGATACCTACGTTAAAAACGAAGAGGAAAAAGATAAATTGTTCCGCGCAATTGAAGTATTTCCTGCTATTATGAAAAAGGCAGAATGGGCATTGAAATGGATTGAATCAGATTCATTTGCTGAGCGTTTGATTGCTTTTGCTGCTGTAGAAGGAATTTTCTTTTCAGGATCTTTTTGTTCAATTTTCTGGTTGAAAAAACGTGGATTAATGCCAGGGTTAACTTTCTCAAATGAGTTGATTTCAAGAGATGAGGGATTACATTGTGATTTTGCAGTTCACTTACACAACCACCACTTGATTAATAAAGTGCCAAAAGCGCGTATTAGAGAGATTTTAGTAGATGCTTTAGATATTGAGCGCGAGTTTATTACTGAGTCGTTACCAGTAAGTTTAATAGGAATGAATGCTGTTCTAATGACACAATACTTAGAGTTTGTTACAGACCGATTATTAGTAGAATTAGGATGCGAGAAAGAATACAATGTAAGCAACCCTTTTGATTTTATGGATATGATTTCTCTACAAGGTAAAACTAACTTTTTTGAAAAACGAGTTTCGGAATATCAAAAAGCGGGAGTTATCAGTAAAGAAGAAGGGGGTAATAAAATTAGCTTTGATGCTGATTTTTAA
- a CDS encoding ribonucleoside-diphosphate reductase subunit alpha: MFVVKRDGRREPVMFDKITDRIRILCYELNELVDPVKVAMRVIEGLYDGVSTSELDSLAAETAASMTVSHPDYALLAARIAVSNLHKNTKKVFSETVEDLYRYVNPRTNQEAPLIADDVYRVIMENVDRLDSSIIYQRDFNYDYFGFKTLERSYLLRLNGQIVERPQHMLMRVAVGIHLDDIDSVIETYELMSKKYFTHATPTLFNSGTPKPQMSSCFLLTMQDDSIEGIYDTLKQTAKISQSAGGIGLSIHNIRATGSYIRGTNGTSNGIVPMLRVFNDTARYVDQGGGKRKGSFAIYIEPWHADVFDFIELRKNHGKEEMRARDLFLALWINDLFMKRVETDGTWTLMCPNECPGLCDVYGEEFEQLYLSYEQAGKGRRTIKARELWEAILDAQIETGTPYMLYKDAANSKSNQKNLGVIRSSNLCTEIMEYTSPDEVAVCNLASVSLPMFVENGEFNHAYLFDVTKRITRNLNKVIDRNYYPVEEAYNSNMRHRPVGLGVQGLADAFILMRLPFTSPKAKQLNQEIFETIYFAAVTASMEMAKEEGPYSTFEGSPISQGEFQFNLWGIKDEELSGRWNWDALRQEVVKNGVRNSLLLAPMPTASTSQILGNNEAFEPYTSNIYTRRVLSGEFIVVNKHLLRDLVDLGLWNEDLKQEIMRANGSIQHIDYIPADIRELYKTVWELSMKDIIDMSRQRGYFVDQSQSLNLFMEGANYAKLTSMHFYAWKSGLKTGMYYLRTKSAVDAIKFTLNNEKKANSINVVEPSAISAEEYRAMVERAKMASNEEDDCEMCGA, translated from the coding sequence ATGTTTGTAGTAAAAAGAGACGGTAGAAGAGAGCCTGTAATGTTTGATAAAATTACAGATCGAATCAGAATATTATGTTACGAATTAAATGAGTTAGTTGACCCAGTAAAGGTTGCTATGCGTGTAATTGAAGGGCTATATGACGGAGTTAGTACATCTGAATTGGATAGTTTGGCAGCAGAGACTGCAGCATCTATGACAGTATCTCACCCGGATTATGCTTTGTTAGCTGCGAGAATTGCTGTCTCTAACTTACATAAAAACACAAAAAAGGTTTTCTCTGAAACTGTAGAAGACTTATATCGCTATGTTAATCCAAGAACAAATCAAGAGGCGCCATTGATTGCAGACGATGTTTATCGCGTAATTATGGAAAATGTAGATAGATTAGATTCTTCGATTATTTATCAACGCGATTTTAATTATGATTACTTTGGTTTTAAAACATTAGAGCGTTCTTACTTATTGCGTTTGAATGGTCAGATTGTTGAGAGACCACAACATATGTTAATGCGTGTTGCTGTAGGTATTCACTTAGATGATATTGACTCTGTAATTGAAACTTATGAGTTGATGTCTAAAAAGTATTTTACACACGCTACACCAACTTTATTTAATTCAGGTACGCCTAAACCTCAGATGTCTTCTTGTTTCTTATTGACAATGCAAGATGATAGTATTGAGGGGATTTATGACACTTTAAAACAAACAGCGAAGATTTCACAATCAGCTGGAGGAATTGGACTATCAATTCACAATATTAGAGCAACAGGTTCATATATTAGAGGAACAAATGGTACATCAAATGGTATTGTGCCTATGTTGCGTGTATTTAATGATACAGCGCGTTATGTAGATCAAGGAGGAGGAAAGAGAAAAGGTAGTTTTGCTATCTATATTGAGCCTTGGCATGCTGATGTATTTGACTTTATCGAATTGCGTAAGAATCACGGTAAAGAAGAAATGCGTGCACGTGATTTATTCTTGGCATTGTGGATTAACGATTTGTTTATGAAGCGTGTTGAAACTGATGGAACTTGGACATTAATGTGTCCTAATGAGTGTCCAGGTCTTTGTGATGTTTATGGAGAAGAGTTTGAACAATTATACTTGTCTTATGAACAAGCAGGAAAAGGTCGTCGTACAATAAAAGCACGCGAACTTTGGGAAGCTATTTTAGATGCTCAGATTGAGACAGGAACACCTTATATGCTTTATAAAGATGCAGCGAATAGTAAATCAAATCAAAAGAATTTAGGTGTAATCCGTTCGTCAAACTTGTGTACAGAAATTATGGAGTACACTTCTCCTGATGAAGTAGCAGTTTGTAATTTAGCGTCAGTTTCACTTCCAATGTTTGTTGAGAATGGAGAATTTAACCACGCTTATTTATTTGACGTTACAAAGAGGATTACGCGAAACTTGAACAAAGTTATTGATCGTAATTATTATCCTGTAGAAGAGGCTTATAATTCGAATATGCGCCATAGACCAGTTGGTTTAGGAGTACAAGGATTGGCAGATGCATTTATTTTAATGCGTTTACCGTTTACAAGTCCAAAAGCAAAGCAATTAAATCAAGAGATATTTGAGACTATTTACTTCGCGGCAGTAACTGCATCGATGGAGATGGCAAAAGAAGAAGGACCATATTCTACATTTGAAGGATCTCCGATTTCACAAGGAGAATTCCAATTTAACCTTTGGGGTATAAAAGACGAAGAGTTAAGTGGTAGATGGAATTGGGATGCTTTACGTCAGGAAGTTGTTAAAAATGGGGTTAGAAACTCTTTGTTATTAGCACCTATGCCAACAGCGTCAACATCTCAGATACTTGGAAATAACGAGGCATTTGAACCGTATACGTCTAATATTTACACAAGACGTGTATTGTCTGGAGAGTTTATCGTTGTAAACAAACATTTATTGAGAGATTTAGTTGATTTAGGTTTGTGGAATGAAGACTTGAAGCAAGAAATTATGAGAGCGAATGGTTCAATTCAACACATTGATTATATTCCTGCTGATATTCGAGAATTGTATAAAACAGTTTGGGAATTAAGTATGAAAGACATTATTGATATGTCTCGTCAACGTGGTTATTTTGTTGATCAGTCTCAATCGTTGAACTTGTTTATGGAAGGAGCAAACTATGCTAAGTTGACATCTATGCATTTCTATGCTTGGAAGTCTGGACTTAAAACAGGTATGTATTACTTAAGAACGAAGTCTGCTGTTGATGCAATTAAGTTTACGTTGAATAATGAAAAGAAAGCAAATTCAATTAATGTAGTAGAACCTTCTGCAATTTCTGCTGAAGAGTATAGAGCTATGGTTGAAAGAGCAAAGATGGCATCTAATGAAGAAGATGATTGCGAAATGTGTGGTGCATAA
- a CDS encoding AAA family ATPase, whose product MSSLYYIDRTKVSLDDVMFDENVASQIEQFLKEYKYREILTKYNLPVSNKILLYGKTGCGKTMTAKAIAKTLDKKLIIVNLATIVSSKLGETAKNIESLFKEIQYESSVLFFDEFDSLGQIRDYDNKDNSEMKRVVNAILQLIDNLPQKSILMAATNQIQMIDEALIRRFEIQLEYKAPSKVALDKYYDKMLSQYPEEYCQLERIYEISYAEAKNHIHKTVKDNIITKQIALGN is encoded by the coding sequence ATGAGTTCTTTGTATTATATAGATCGAACCAAAGTGTCTTTAGATGACGTAATGTTCGATGAAAATGTGGCTTCGCAAATAGAGCAATTTTTAAAAGAATATAAGTATAGGGAAATACTAACTAAGTATAATTTACCCGTTAGCAATAAAATATTACTTTATGGTAAGACTGGATGTGGGAAAACCATGACTGCAAAAGCTATTGCTAAAACATTAGATAAAAAACTTATTATCGTTAATTTAGCAACTATTGTTTCTTCTAAATTAGGAGAGACAGCTAAAAATATTGAAAGTCTTTTTAAAGAGATTCAATATGAAAGTTCTGTACTCTTTTTTGACGAGTTTGATTCTTTAGGGCAGATTCGTGATTATGACAACAAGGATAATAGTGAAATGAAGCGTGTAGTTAATGCAATTTTGCAATTGATAGATAATCTACCTCAAAAGTCTATTTTAATGGCAGCTACGAATCAAATTCAAATGATTGATGAGGCATTGATAAGACGTTTTGAAATTCAGTTGGAGTATAAAGCTCCCTCAAAAGTAGCTTTAGATAAGTATTACGACAAAATGCTGAGTCAATATCCGGAGGAGTATTGTCAATTAGAGCGCATTTATGAAATATCGTATGCAGAGGCAAAAAATCACATACACAAGACAGTTAAAGATAACATTATCACAAAGCAGATCGCTTTAGGTAATTAA
- the dgt gene encoding dGTP triphosphohydrolase: protein MMKWEKLLSLKKHGDTFVRHRLDESETRIGFEVDYDRIIFSSPFRSLQDKTQVIPLSKTNFVHTRLTHSLEVSVVGRSLGRIVGSSILNKYTYLAEEFGYTVNDFGAIVAAASLAHDIGNPPFGHSGERAIGDFFKKGKGEKYQQHLSDKEWQDLIDFEGNANGFSILTKSRSGISGGLRISYATLGAFMKYPKESLPKKPTRDVSDKKFGFFQGDKEAFIDVASELGLLMKADRTEVAFFRHPLAYLVEAADDICYTITDFEDGINLGWIPEEHALEFLIKIVQNSINPQTYSQLTSKEDRVSYLRALAVGSLIQDVSRVFLENEDKIMAGEFPHALTEKCSYIAQMKDILAVSINKVYQSKEVIEKEIVGYRVINTLLDSFTTATNNSFYGEETHYDSLILTLLPDKYIVESDSLYVRLMSICHFISMLTDGKALELYHMIKGVDHN, encoded by the coding sequence ATGATGAAATGGGAAAAGTTGCTATCGTTGAAAAAACACGGCGACACTTTTGTAAGACATAGATTAGATGAGAGTGAGACAAGAATTGGTTTTGAAGTCGATTATGATAGAATTATCTTTTCATCTCCTTTTCGTAGTTTACAAGATAAGACACAAGTTATACCGCTTTCAAAAACGAACTTTGTACACACACGCTTAACGCATAGTTTAGAAGTATCTGTAGTAGGTCGCTCATTAGGTAGAATAGTCGGTTCAAGTATTTTAAATAAATATACTTATTTGGCGGAAGAATTCGGTTATACAGTTAATGATTTTGGGGCTATTGTTGCAGCAGCATCTTTAGCACACGATATTGGTAATCCACCTTTTGGGCATTCTGGAGAAAGAGCTATTGGTGATTTTTTTAAAAAAGGTAAAGGAGAAAAGTATCAGCAACACTTGTCAGATAAAGAATGGCAAGATTTGATTGACTTTGAGGGTAACGCTAATGGTTTTAGTATTCTTACGAAAAGTCGTTCAGGTATTTCTGGAGGATTACGTATTTCTTATGCGACTTTAGGTGCATTTATGAAATATCCAAAAGAGAGTTTGCCTAAAAAGCCTACTCGTGATGTGTCTGATAAAAAGTTTGGTTTCTTTCAAGGAGATAAAGAAGCTTTTATTGATGTTGCAAGTGAGTTAGGATTGTTAATGAAAGCAGATCGTACGGAGGTTGCTTTCTTTCGTCATCCTTTAGCATACTTAGTAGAAGCAGCAGATGATATTTGTTATACTATCACCGACTTTGAAGATGGAATTAATTTAGGATGGATTCCGGAAGAACATGCTTTAGAGTTTTTAATCAAGATTGTACAGAATAGCATTAATCCACAAACTTATTCGCAATTAACTTCTAAAGAAGATAGAGTTAGTTATTTAAGAGCGTTAGCAGTAGGTAGTCTTATTCAAGATGTAAGTCGTGTTTTCTTAGAAAATGAAGATAAGATTATGGCAGGGGAGTTCCCACATGCATTAACTGAAAAGTGTAGCTATATTGCTCAGATGAAAGATATTTTAGCAGTTAGTATTAATAAGGTTTATCAAAGTAAAGAGGTAATTGAAAAAGAAATTGTAGGGTATCGTGTCATTAATACGTTGCTGGATAGTTTCACAACAGCAACAAATAATAGTTTTTACGGTGAAGAGACGCACTACGATTCATTGATTTTAACATTGTTACCAGATAAGTATATAGTAGAAAGTGATAGTTTATATGTTCGTTTAATGAGTATTTGTCATTTTATTTCTATGTTAACAGACGGTAAAGCATTAGAGTTATATCATATGATCAAAGGAGTAGATCATAATTAA
- the rpmA gene encoding 50S ribosomal protein L27, which produces MAHKKGVGSSKNGRESESKRLGVKIYGGQAAIAGNIIVRQRGSKHNPGENVYMGKDHTLHAKVDGVVKFQKKRDNKSYVSILPFEA; this is translated from the coding sequence ATGGCACATAAAAAAGGTGTAGGTAGTTCTAAGAACGGTAGAGAATCAGAATCGAAACGTTTAGGCGTTAAGATTTACGGTGGTCAAGCAGCTATCGCTGGAAACATCATCGTTAGACAAAGAGGTTCTAAGCACAATCCTGGTGAAAACGTTTACATGGGTAAAGATCATACTTTACATGCAAAAGTTGACGGAGTGGTTAAATTCCAAAAGAAAAGAGACAACAAGTCTTACGTTTCTATTTTACCATTTGAAGCTTAA